gtagCCTACTTGGTAAGAAATAATTTAAGGTAAGGCATGTAGGCCTATAGCAGCATATAAACAAAAATTACAACAACGGAGTAagtgttcatattttttttttaaatggtgaaAATGTCTGAGATTCACTGGTTTGATTTCACAAGAATAATTTCTAAACTAACTGGAAAAGACAAGAATATAAAATTCTAGTTCAGTATAAGATTAATAGTTTAAAAATAGAGCAACGTAACTAACATTTTGGGGTCCAACAGTGAAGAAATAATTGTTCATTAATCTAGTGAATATTATGCTACGAGATAGTTTGCCGAATCTGATAGGTTCACTTGCATTCACTCCACCCTTAGCGTCGTGGATAGTTTCATCTCATTGGCTAAATTCTCTGTAGCCCATCCTCGTGCGATTACTTTCGCCAATGGATGTACGTGATGTCATATGAGCTTTTGCGAACACGCCCCAACAGATCATGCGCAAAGCATCTTGGTACTTGAAGTGTAAAAATGGGGACTTCAGCCCGAAACATATGTACAGAAAAACTACAATATGCGGTACGCCTTCAGTCTTATGGGCAGTCTTGACTTTTCATACGGCAAGTGAAATAAAAGCACACAGATATGAACGAGTCAGTAGTCTGAGCAAGGACAGATTCGTAATGGTAAGTCAAAGTAAACCTCTTGCATGATAAAAGTTTACAGAGAATCAGTTAAGTTAATCTCAAATACGATGTAAATAATGTTAGTGCTCTTAGCGAAAGTAGCAACGTCTATGCGATCATGTTTACATATGAGAGCTACATTGCTTAACGTTATGTTATGTTGATCGTGctaagtaattgtcttgttgtTATTTTCTAAAATTGCATATAATTAATTTAGCAATGTTACATAAAAGCATGCTAAATAAGAGTTTTACTGCAGATTAACCTAATGCATGAACAAGCTGCGTTAAGTAGTGTGAGGTTTTTATGTATGTTGTATGTATTTTCCATATAGGACGAGATATTATTTCCATATTAATCCAAATGATACACTAATCATGTTGACAAATGTTTGCCTATTTTTGTATTCATGTCTCTGTCATTGTGTGCTCCATCACTTCAGGGTGACAGCAGGTGCAGTAACGGTGTCCAGCAGAAAGACAAGATGTTGTCTGATGCTCAGCTCTTTGACGGGGAGTTTGAAAAGCTGGTGTCTGAACTTACTGAGCAGGACTTCACTGATCCAGTTCTCACTGATGCCCTCAACAGAGTCAGAGAGGTAGAGTAAACTCTCACAACCAGTACTGAAGAAACATGGGTAAAGACTAAACGATAGAAGATGACAGGCTGCACAGGTTGTTTAATGTGAAAGTGTTTAAGAAGCATACCATGTGACATGGTTGACAAATGTCAATGTCAGTACATTGACAAATAGAAAATGCTAATGTTAAAAAGAACAAAGGTTGAGAGTCTGACACAAAGCATTTGCAATGTAAAACTTTCAGCAGATCTGTAACAATACTTAATCAACTCTGCATTgaatttattgtattatttttctgttttggcttgttttttgaaataagtgtgattttcttttttcttttttctttaggTGCTTCTGTACAATGCCCCTGGAGGCAAGAGAAACCGAGGCttgtctgtgattggttcttTACGGGAGTTGGTCTCTCCCTCTGAATTGCCATCTGATGAAGTTCATCGAGCCCTTTTGGTTGGATGGTGCATTGAACTggtgtgtgaatgtgaaatTGATCATATTAATTTTGAtgtagaaaaagaaaagaaaatagtgCAGTGGGAAAATATTTGATTTCTTTACAGCTTCAGGCATTTTTCTTGGTGGCTGATGACATCATGGATGCATCCATGACAAGAAGGGGTCAACCCTGCTGGTATAAGAAGGTAATTGATTTATGCTTATTTAAAGATAAGGATGCTGAtgtaaaattacatttcaaGGAGTGTATATTGATAAACAAACGTGTAAAAACTGACCTGATataattattttccatttttttattaattgtggATGAATCTctctattttttaaaatacttttttctttaaatacttttttctaGTCCTCCTCATTAcaaattatgaaaatatataCTGATTTTCTACTATGTAACATTTTATCCTcttgataataataatgaaattattgaactctttttttttcttttctttttttttcttttacacaCAAGATTGCTgacttttattatttaatttgtacAGTTAAAGGCATGTTCCACCCAAACAAATTGGTCATCATTACAATCCTGCATGACTTTATTGCCTCTGTGGAACAGAGCCAATAAAGAAGATATTCTGAAAAATGTTGCAAACCAAACAGTTTCGGTCCTCATTGACTTCTACTGTATAGTCAAAAATGGAGCACAAACCTTTTGGTTAGaatgaaagtcatacaggtttggaacaatgtgagtttgagtaaatgatgaccaaatgttcattttggggtgtattatattatattatattatattatattatattatattatattatatttattatattattttatattatattatattacagtaGTAATATATAATAGAAACTGTGCTAATTATGCTGGTTTTGAATTTGTCAGGAAGGTATTGGTCTGGATGCCATTAATGACGCTTTTCTACTGGAGGGGTCGATCTACCGCCTTCTTCGCAGACATTGCAGAGGACAGCGCTACTATGTCCATTTACTTGAGCTTTTTACTGAGGTAACACCCAAAAGCTTGAGTATGCTAAAGCACATGTACTCACATTTTAACTTATTATTGCACACTGCCAGTTAGTTCGTACAAAGATAGTTGTTTCTATCATGTTAGTTGCATATTGTTTAATTGATACTGACATAGTTGCGCTGTCTCAAAACGGaatcttttttctttaagaCCTCTTTCCAGACAGAGTTAGGTCAAGCGCTTGATCTGATGACTGCACCTCCACACAAAATCGACCTTGATCGCTTTACCATGGAGAGGTGAGAAGAACGGAGCTGGACTTGTAATACTTATGGGACAGACAATTTAAATGCTTACAGTGTGTTTGCCTCAGGTACAAAGCCATTGTGAAATACAAGACCGCATTCTACTCGTTTTATCTCCCTGTGGCTGCAGCCATGTACATGGTGAGTTTTGCATACACACGTTTCGTGTATATTTGATGAAAAGtattatttttgtgattttttttgttttgtttgttttgttttgttttttggattGATTACAGGCTGGGATTGAGAATGAGACTGAACACAACAATGCTAAAACTATTTTACTTGAGATGGGAGAGTTCTTTCAGATACAGGTATTATTCTTTTGAAGCCTAGTATCCTCAATGGTATTAGATCTGTTTGCAATATCTCAAAGTCTTCATAACATGTTTTTCATTGACAGGATGACTACCTAGATTGCTATGGTGACCCTGCAGTGACTGGAAAGATCGGCACAGATATACAGGACAACAAATGCAGCTGGCTGGTGGTGACGGCATTGGGCATCATGACACCTGAACAAAGGGCAGAACTAGAGGTGAGAGAGTATAGGGAAGCTGGATGACAAACAAATATAATGAAtgcaattattattaaagtTAACAGTTTTCTGACTTAAAATCATCTTCTTTCTCTCAGGCATGTTATGGGCGTAGTGATGCTGAAAGTGTTGAACGGGTCAAGGCTTTGTATGATACTCTGGAAATGCCTGTCCGATATTATCAGCATGAAGAGGAGAGTTATCACCGCCTTCAAAAACTCATCCAGCGTCACGCCAAGAATCTGCCTCATGCTGTTTTTCTTAATTTtgccaaaaaaatatataagagGAACAAATGAGGTGTGGTTCAGAGAACTGGAGGgactttattgtatttttaggCACACCGACTTGGGTCTAATAAATATGCAGTGAGGGATTTTAGTATTTTGAGTGAAATTAGTATATGAAAATGGTAGATTTGAACTGCACTTTAAAAAATACTGTCAAGAGTttagatgcatttaaaagttcatttttgttttttcccttttattttTCCAGCGAAAACACAATCATCTGATTTAAAGGTTAGGCATTGTACAACAAATAGTACACACAGACAATACGCAACATCAGTGTTGAAACTGAAGTACATACATAGTATGTATAAACCGTTTATTTTCATCAGCTTATATACTGTATTTTCAACATCTTTGGATGAACTAGGAAGAGTAAGAAAGAAATGAAAAAGAATTTAAAGCTGTTGTCTGTAACTTTagttttttaaagggataggtcacccaaatatgaaaatgttatgtttatctgcttacccccagtgcatcaaAGAtataggtgtctttgtttcttcagtagtacacaaattacattttttaactcCAACAATTCCTCGTattaatgcatgtcaatggaatgtatttttatgagagccactatgagagaGAAAAACCACAATTCGAATCCATAGtaaaccctgcggctcatggcgacacattgatgtcttaacaCACAAAACGATCCatttctgcgagaaaccgaacagtatttatgtttttattttttatctcatATTACACCTATATCTTGAATGCCCTGggagtaagcagataaacatcaaatttaaatttttggttgaactatcccttttaagatttacaaaaattatataatgagaatgtacaacataaatccgttttccaaaccgtgtttttgtcttactctGAATCCATTTGTTAATCTTTGTCATTTTGTcataccctgaatcattatggtaaacttataataagtgtttatattgggactatttcagaatGGTCTGGTAGGAGCTGCGGAGGAGTACAGTCCCGgtgtgactcgccatagacaaggagctccggctgcaatgttgtTCAGCAAGATTAAtgtagttctgtttattaaccgctaaagtgcaaaaagttacagactgcagctttaataaaaataagtaaatagtTATAAAAGCAAATATTCTAAGTATAGGAACCAATAAACTGCTGATCGGGTGCAGTCCTAGTGGACAGATGCATATTCCTTGATATTTTTAACTTATTATTTAGTAAGTTTGATCAGCAAGTAAATACCCAAGAAGAGCACAATGGCACTTCATGGCAGTTTCTTTTAGTAtcctaggtgtgtgtgtttgtttgttggttTGTGAAACCTGTCACAATACTGTAAATGTATGACTACCGGAATGTCTGTCTCAAGTATCCGTTCAGTGATCATCAATACGCATTACTGCTGTAAATTTACATTACAGAAATACAGCaatgtgtttttaataaacaaatctgATCAACATTCTTTTTGGGTGTTTAAATGAGTGTGTGCCAGAGAAGACTGACGTTGCGCGCGCAGCACTACTAGGCTCAAGCAG
This DNA window, taken from Pseudorasbora parva isolate DD20220531a chromosome 7, ASM2467924v1, whole genome shotgun sequence, encodes the following:
- the fdps gene encoding farnesyl pyrophosphate synthase, which encodes MRKASWYLKCKNGDFSPKHMYRKTTICGTPSVLWAVLTFHTASEIKAHRYERVSSLSKDRFVMGDSRCSNGVQQKDKMLSDAQLFDGEFEKLVSELTEQDFTDPVLTDALNRVREVLLYNAPGGKRNRGLSVIGSLRELVSPSELPSDEVHRALLVGWCIELLQAFFLVADDIMDASMTRRGQPCWYKKEGIGLDAINDAFLLEGSIYRLLRRHCRGQRYYVHLLELFTETSFQTELGQALDLMTAPPHKIDLDRFTMERYKAIVKYKTAFYSFYLPVAAAMYMAGIENETEHNNAKTILLEMGEFFQIQDDYLDCYGDPAVTGKIGTDIQDNKCSWLVVTALGIMTPEQRAELEACYGRSDAESVERVKALYDTLEMPVRYYQHEEESYHRLQKLIQRHAKNLPHAVFLNFAKKIYKRNK